One window from the genome of Bacteroidota bacterium encodes:
- a CDS encoding TonB-dependent receptor — MQDKSNHTLPVADAAEIGTVMTLSKRLVLSAAIWWMDMSNELVYVGDDGSTESKGPSRRSGIDISARYQLSKNLLADADLNISRGQFIEKQFGKELSEDFYIPLAPTLTSSGGLTYTGKIFESSVRYRHISDRPANEDNSIIAKGYTLLDLSCAYKFKKAKFSLSVENLLNIEWNEAQFATESRLKNEIESVEELHYTPGAPLAIKLGVIVLL, encoded by the coding sequence GTGCAGGATAAATCGAATCATACTTTACCGGTGGCAGATGCCGCGGAGATTGGTACTGTTATGACACTATCAAAACGTCTTGTGTTAAGTGCAGCTATCTGGTGGATGGATATGTCGAACGAACTCGTGTATGTCGGAGATGACGGCTCAACAGAATCGAAAGGACCAAGCAGGAGATCAGGTATTGACATTAGTGCACGATATCAGCTGTCAAAAAACCTGCTGGCAGATGCAGATCTGAACATCAGTCGTGGGCAATTTATTGAAAAACAATTTGGCAAAGAACTGAGCGAGGATTTTTATATTCCGCTTGCACCAACACTAACATCAAGCGGCGGATTAACTTACACAGGAAAAATATTCGAATCATCAGTTCGCTATCGTCACATTTCTGACCGGCCTGCCAATGAAGATAACAGCATCATTGCAAAAGGTTATACATTATTAGATCTGTCATGCGCCTATAAATTCAAAAAAGCAAAATTCAGTTTGTCCGTTGAAAATTTATTGAACATAGAATGGAATGAAGCGCAGTTTGCAACAGAGAGCCGCTTAAAAAATGAAATTGAAAGTGTGGAGGAGTTGCATTATACGCCGGGAGCGCCATTGGCAATCAAGCTTGGGGTTATAGTTTTACTTTAG
- a CDS encoding TonB-dependent receptor, which translates to MLRGQIPDREVLAGRLSRFGSIDDSEGGNTSRTNFNLAYVQRTSNGEFETQVYSFKYRFRLFSNFTFYLEDPINGDEIEQDDNRSVQGLNTRYSFFHKLGKMNNKLTIGLSYRADDIQNELWHTIDRTRLESKALANVLENNSAVYLNETFRFSDFFRIETGMRYDYFVFDVADQLPTDSLHTNYSGTNYQSGLRSRIS; encoded by the coding sequence ATGCTTCGGGGACAAATTCCGGATCGCGAAGTTTTGGCCGGACGACTTTCGCGTTTCGGAAGCATCGATGATTCAGAAGGCGGCAATACTTCGCGAACAAATTTCAACCTGGCATACGTTCAAAGAACATCTAACGGTGAATTTGAAACCCAGGTGTATTCATTTAAATATCGCTTTCGTTTATTTTCCAACTTTACATTCTATCTCGAAGACCCGATCAATGGAGACGAAATCGAACAAGATGATAACAGAAGTGTTCAGGGATTAAATACACGGTATTCATTTTTTCATAAGCTTGGAAAGATGAATAACAAACTTACCATTGGTCTTTCATATCGTGCCGATGATATTCAGAATGAACTATGGCACACAATAGACAGAACTCGTCTGGAGTCAAAAGCCCTGGCGAATGTGCTGGAAAATAATTCGGCAGTTTATCTCAATGAAACATTTCGCTTCAGTGACTTTTTCCGGATAGAGACCGGTATGCGCTATGATTATTTTGTTTTCGATGTAGCGGATCAATTGCCTACGGATTCTTTGCATACGAATTATTCAGGAACAAATTATCAGTCCGGCCTCCGGTCGAGGATTTCATAG
- a CDS encoding carboxypeptidase-like regulatory domain-containing protein: MKKLYIILFIILNTIMNGSAQELTGQLKDSISDEPISDVLIKIDDTEIHTHTDARGKFVIQNLNEATYDVSFSKFGYESFTRTVTIIKDQSTIIDTRMIVKSISLPTVSVAAERPVSAASSKHLSAIDFENRPKNSAQDMLRLVPGLFIAQHAGGGKAEQIFIRGFDCDHGTDVASC, from the coding sequence ATGAAAAAATTGTACATAATTTTGTTCATTATCCTTAACACAATCATGAATGGTTCGGCTCAGGAATTGACAGGTCAATTGAAAGACTCAATATCTGATGAACCAATTTCTGATGTTCTGATAAAAATTGACGATACAGAAATTCATACTCATACAGATGCACGGGGCAAGTTTGTTATTCAAAATCTGAATGAAGCAACATATGATGTATCGTTTTCAAAATTCGGCTATGAATCATTTACCAGGACAGTGACTATCATTAAAGATCAATCGACAATCATTGACACAAGAATGATTGTCAAATCGATCAGTTTGCCAACTGTTTCCGTTGCAGCCGAACGTCCGGTGAGTGCGGCTTCTTCGAAACATTTATCGGCGATAGATTTTGAAAACAGACCGAAGAATTCGGCTCAGGACATGTTGAGACTTGTCCCTGGATTATTCATCGCACAACATGCAGGTGGTGGAAAGGCTGAACAGATCTTCATCCGTGGATTCGATTGTGATCACGGAACGGATGTGGCTTCATGTTGA
- a CDS encoding DUF3817 domain-containing protein, translated as MKKYFNSSVGRLRLLGFLEGTSLLLLVLIAVPMKYWMDDHSLVKSIGPVHGALFLLFVFNALQVGVEQKWKFMGTTMKVLIACIVPFGTFYIDKKILKAIHVNELH; from the coding sequence ATGAAAAAATATTTCAACTCATCAGTCGGACGCCTCAGATTACTTGGTTTTCTGGAAGGGACTTCGCTTTTGCTTCTTGTACTTATTGCTGTTCCGATGAAATACTGGATGGACGACCATAGTCTGGTAAAATCAATCGGTCCGGTACATGGAGCGTTGTTTTTGTTATTTGTCTTTAACGCTCTACAGGTTGGTGTTGAACAAAAATGGAAATTCATGGGAACAACGATGAAGGTTTTGATTGCCTGTATAGTTCCGTTTGGAACTTTTTATATTGATAAAAAAATTCTGAAGGCGATTCATGTGAATGAGTTACATTAA
- a CDS encoding sulfite exporter TauE/SafE family protein, protein METVIIILIVGVFAGIFSGFIGIGGGLIVVPCLVYFLGMTQHAAQGTSLAMMLPPIGFMAVYNYHKTGAVDFKVAGILCLSFVIGSFFGSKIAISLSPEQLKRTFGVIIILLGVKMVFWK, encoded by the coding sequence ATGGAAACAGTAATCATCATTCTGATCGTAGGAGTATTTGCGGGAATTTTCAGTGGCTTTATTGGAATTGGGGGCGGACTGATCGTTGTTCCGTGTCTGGTTTATTTTTTAGGGATGACACAACATGCAGCACAGGGAACTTCGTTGGCGATGATGCTTCCGCCGATTGGATTTATGGCAGTTTACAATTATCATAAGACCGGAGCGGTAGATTTCAAAGTTGCAGGAATACTTTGTCTGAGTTTTGTGATCGGTAGTTTTTTCGGAAGTAAGATTGCAATTTCACTTTCACCGGAACAATTGAAACGGACATTTGGAGTGATCATTATTTTGTTGGGGGTGAAGATGGTTTTTTGGAAATAG
- a CDS encoding asparaginase, whose protein sequence is MKKKVLIIYTGGTIGMIRDHKKRTLIPFNFRTITDQIPELKHLNCHIAFHASHKAIDSSDVQPDFWEELATIIEKKYQQYDGFVILHGTDTMAYTASALSYMLENLSKPVILTGSQLPLGVIRTDAKRNLITAIEIAASKKLVPEVCIYFNSQLFRGNRAEKFTSSKFDAFQSLNFPVLAEAGVEMVFDERMILPKPKKKFKINRGFNEHVLVLKLFPGLSPSVIDALSEIKNLRGIVLETFGSGNAPSTKKFLDSIERLIKSGIIVLNISQCSGGMVNQTKYETGIGLKNIGVVSGGDMTTEAAITKMMFLLARYPKLKDIKKQLTNNLAGELSR, encoded by the coding sequence ATGAAGAAAAAAGTTCTAATAATTTACACAGGCGGAACAATAGGAATGATCCGTGATCATAAGAAGCGGACGTTGATTCCATTCAACTTCCGTACGATCACTGATCAGATTCCGGAGTTGAAGCATTTGAATTGTCATATTGCATTTCATGCATCGCACAAAGCGATTGATTCGTCTGATGTGCAACCGGATTTCTGGGAAGAACTGGCAACGATCATTGAAAAAAAGTATCAGCAATACGATGGATTTGTGATTTTACATGGGACAGATACGATGGCGTACACAGCTTCTGCATTAAGTTATATGCTGGAGAATTTGTCGAAACCGGTTATACTTACCGGCTCGCAATTACCGCTTGGAGTGATCCGTACAGATGCAAAAAGAAATCTCATTACAGCGATTGAAATAGCGGCATCCAAAAAATTGGTTCCTGAAGTTTGTATTTATTTTAATAGTCAGTTATTCAGAGGAAACAGAGCAGAGAAATTTACGTCGAGTAAGTTTGATGCTTTTCAGTCTTTGAATTTTCCTGTGTTGGCGGAAGCGGGAGTTGAAATGGTTTTTGATGAACGAATGATCTTACCAAAACCCAAAAAGAAATTCAAAATAAACCGTGGTTTCAACGAACATGTTTTAGTGTTGAAACTTTTCCCGGGTTTATCGCCAAGTGTAATTGATGCATTGTCTGAAATAAAAAATTTGCGTGGAATTGTTCTGGAAACATTTGGCAGCGGCAATGCGCCATCGACAAAAAAGTTTCTTGACAGTATTGAGCGATTAATTAAAAGTGGAATTATAGTTTTGAATATTTCTCAGTGCAGTGGTGGAATGGTCAATCAGACCAAGTATGAAACAGGAATAGGATTGAAAAATATTGGAGTTGTATCCGGTGGCGATATGACAACGGAGGCGGCTATTACGAAGATGATGTTTCTTCTTGCCCGTTATCCGAAATTGAAAGACATTAAAAAACAGCTGACAAATAATTTGGCAGGCGAACTGTCTCGGTAA
- a CDS encoding TatD family hydrolase, with the protein MIITDTHTHLYAEEFDADRDQLVDQAGVLGVQRFFMPNIDSTSIEPMLALEKKYPGKAFAMMGLHPCYVKENWKQELELVESWLNKRSFVAVGEIGIDLYWDKTFLEQQKEAFSLQIQMANERNLPIVIHTRDSFDVTYDLLVETKKEHPQGIFHCFTGTEEQAKKAIDLGFMLGIGGVVTFKNSGVDKAIENIPLEHIVLETDAPYLAPVPYRGKRNEPSYIVKVAERLSEIYKCSVMEVARVTTENSKKLFGV; encoded by the coding sequence ATGATTATTACAGATACGCACACCCATCTTTATGCGGAAGAATTCGATGCAGACAGGGATCAATTGGTAGATCAAGCGGGAGTTTTGGGAGTTCAACGGTTTTTTATGCCGAATATTGATAGTACCAGCATAGAACCAATGCTGGCGTTAGAAAAAAAGTATCCGGGAAAAGCTTTTGCAATGATGGGCTTGCATCCTTGTTATGTAAAAGAGAACTGGAAGCAGGAACTTGAACTGGTCGAAAGCTGGCTGAATAAAAGAAGTTTTGTGGCAGTCGGCGAGATTGGAATCGATTTATATTGGGACAAAACTTTTTTGGAGCAACAGAAAGAAGCATTCTCGCTTCAGATCCAGATGGCCAATGAAAGAAACCTGCCAATTGTAATTCATACGAGAGATTCTTTTGATGTAACATATGATTTGTTAGTTGAAACAAAGAAAGAGCACCCTCAAGGGATCTTTCATTGCTTCACGGGAACAGAAGAACAGGCGAAGAAGGCAATTGATCTAGGGTTTATGCTAGGAATAGGTGGGGTAGTGACTTTTAAAAACAGTGGCGTTGATAAAGCGATTGAAAACATTCCGCTAGAGCACATCGTTTTGGAAACGGATGCACCTTATCTTGCACCGGTTCCGTACAGAGGAAAAAGAAATGAACCGTCATATATAGTAAAGGTAGCGGAGAGGTTATCGGAGATTTATAAATGTTCGGTGATGGAGGTGGCGCGAGTTACAACAGAAAACTCAAAAAAGTTGTTTGGTGTGTGA
- a CDS encoding glycosyltransferase family 9 protein gives MKFLLLRFSSIGDIVLTSPVIRCLKKQVPNAEIHFLTKKSFESVTRNNPYLFKTFLFENNVEEVLDLLKIEKYDAVIDLHHNFRTLKVKRALGVPSHSFDKLNIQKWLAVNFKTKSLPDKHIVDRYLETVSSYGVKNDGEGLDYFITNDDEKIISTLPPAFQNGYIAWVIGAKHATKQLPLLKMIEIAKKIKMPVILLGGKEDVQRGIEIVSQFSVPVIDGSGKFSLNQSAAIVKHSHHVISHDTGLMHIAAAYRKKIVSVWGNTIPEFGMYPYLPKALHANNKIFEIRNLPCRPCSKIGFDKCPRGHFKCMNLQDVDAIANAYIDS, from the coding sequence ATGAAATTTCTTCTGCTTCGTTTCTCTTCAATCGGTGATATCGTGCTCACTTCTCCGGTGATCCGTTGTCTGAAAAAACAAGTTCCAAATGCTGAAATCCATTTTCTGACTAAAAAAAGTTTTGAGTCTGTTACAAGAAACAATCCTTATCTTTTTAAAACATTTCTATTCGAAAACAATGTTGAAGAGGTTCTGGATCTTCTTAAGATCGAGAAGTATGATGCTGTGATCGATCTGCATCATAATTTCCGGACACTAAAAGTAAAGCGCGCACTGGGTGTGCCTTCGCATTCATTCGATAAACTTAATATTCAAAAATGGCTGGCGGTAAATTTCAAAACGAAATCGCTGCCGGATAAACATATTGTAGATCGGTATCTTGAAACAGTTTCTTCTTATGGAGTAAAAAATGATGGCGAAGGGCTCGACTATTTTATTACTAATGATGATGAAAAAATAATTTCTACTCTTCCGCCGGCTTTTCAAAACGGATATATTGCCTGGGTGATTGGCGCAAAGCATGCTACCAAACAATTGCCTTTACTAAAGATGATTGAGATCGCGAAAAAAATTAAAATGCCTGTCATCTTACTTGGTGGTAAAGAAGATGTACAGCGAGGAATTGAAATTGTTTCGCAGTTTAGTGTTCCGGTAATTGATGGCAGTGGAAAATTTTCTCTGAATCAATCTGCAGCTATTGTAAAACATTCACATCATGTCATCTCCCACGACACCGGACTGATGCATATCGCTGCAGCATACAGAAAAAAAATTGTTTCTGTATGGGGAAATACAATTCCTGAATTCGGAATGTATCCTTATCTGCCAAAAGCTTTGCACGCTAACAACAAAATTTTTGAGATCCGAAATCTACCCTGCAGACCGTGCTCTAAGATCGGTTTTGACAAATGTCCCAGAGGGCATTTTAAGTGTATGAATCTACAGGATGTGGATGCTATAGCGAATGCATATATTGATAGTTAG
- the porU gene encoding type IX secretion system sortase PorU, protein MKNALAFKAGLILALILNFSTITKAGNSVLSTGNWYKLSAYETGIHIITYNDLVALGIPVSTIDPRNISLYGNGPGELPLLNSDPRPEDLQEMAIEINGESDGIFDVGDTIFFYNHSQITWKVTGSPTSSWRFQHNTNHYSDSTYFFLTVGSVPGKRITDQQSPVTFTDSTTTYTGHAVHESEQINFLHSGQEWYGEHFNVISGQTIFFPVMLKNISPIDSTTFNISFAGKDTSGQGSLIFSFNGSSSLQPIPAVGTTAQDNYASLVNFSRYAYVPSSVDSLGLLLQSSNSNAVGWLNYIEINSICNLIFDDSPLSFRDSRKTGPGRIVKYDLIANTGIKIWDVSSFSDVRNQFYTVNGPLISFNSAADSLREFIAFDGSNFIRPTFIGSVPNQNLHSIVNQNMIIVTDESFINEATTLAQYHFTNDNLSTLVVIPQQIYNEYSSGAQDVVAIRDFFRQVYHSASSPSDSLKYVLMFGSPSYDYKNILGQGKNFVPIHESPGSINQTQTYCTDDFYTLMDSSEGQFYTNEIPDFAIGRLPVRNSPEAQVINKIMAYSSGSDFGIWRTKVTAVADDQDYNIHLIQSDMHANRIEGFDCGLNICKIYIDEFIQHHDTITNSDTYPDANLKIQEAFQQGSAVIQYMGHGNSQGWAEERILEYEFLDSVTNISNLPLILAGTVAFNVVDDPFVSSAASTAIVNQAGGCIASIAPTRLAYSSSNNNFVTRMNKNLFERSSGKWPSLGEAFLNTKKDVSVDPYIRSVSLLGDPAVRILFPENEVVVTSINSDTLSSGQAVQISGEIRDSNGSLLSSYNGLMDMTVFNTKTLHMTLGNDSSSTGNPGVPSPFYVWDDTLYYTSVNVVNGVFSQSFIMPFGLDSGFGAGRIAFYSSDGIVDAMGCYTNIVYRNLTPGIPEYSDLQIKIFPNPSIDRIKCTLNISDVKDWSYTLMGIDGRKLRSEKIISGEFYIDRKSIAPGVYFLRIADEGNRSVRVEKVVFE, encoded by the coding sequence ATGAAAAACGCACTAGCTTTTAAAGCAGGGCTGATTCTTGCTTTAATTTTGAATTTTAGTACAATTACGAAAGCAGGCAATTCAGTTTTGAGTACCGGTAACTGGTATAAGCTTTCGGCCTATGAAACAGGAATTCATATCATCACTTATAATGATCTGGTAGCTCTTGGAATTCCTGTATCGACAATTGATCCGAGAAACATTTCACTTTATGGAAATGGTCCGGGAGAATTGCCTTTATTAAACAGCGATCCGCGACCGGAAGATCTTCAGGAAATGGCAATTGAAATCAATGGAGAATCAGATGGAATCTTCGATGTAGGCGATACAATTTTCTTTTACAATCATTCTCAGATTACCTGGAAAGTAACAGGAAGTCCGACAAGCTCATGGCGCTTTCAGCATAATACAAATCATTATTCTGACAGCACTTATTTTTTTCTCACAGTTGGAAGTGTTCCAGGCAAAAGGATTACAGACCAGCAAAGTCCGGTAACATTTACTGATAGCACTACAACTTACACAGGACATGCAGTTCATGAATCAGAGCAGATAAATTTTCTTCATTCAGGACAAGAGTGGTATGGAGAACATTTTAATGTGATTTCAGGACAAACAATATTTTTCCCTGTCATGTTGAAAAATATCAGCCCAATAGATTCAACAACTTTTAATATAAGTTTTGCCGGCAAAGATACCAGCGGCCAAGGATCACTCATTTTTTCATTCAATGGATCAAGCTCATTACAACCTATTCCTGCTGTAGGAACGACTGCACAGGACAATTATGCATCACTTGTTAATTTCAGCAGATATGCTTATGTCCCTTCCTCAGTGGATAGTTTAGGATTACTACTACAATCATCAAATTCAAATGCAGTAGGCTGGTTAAATTATATTGAGATAAACTCTATTTGCAATTTGATCTTTGATGACTCACCTTTAAGTTTTCGTGATAGCCGAAAAACCGGTCCGGGAAGAATTGTAAAATATGATCTGATTGCAAATACAGGTATAAAAATCTGGGATGTAAGTTCATTCAGTGACGTTAGAAATCAATTCTACACAGTGAACGGGCCATTGATCAGTTTTAATTCAGCAGCGGATTCACTTCGTGAATTTATAGCGTTTGATGGAAGTAATTTTATACGGCCAACATTTATCGGAAGCGTTCCAAATCAGAATTTACATTCTATTGTAAATCAAAACATGATCATTGTTACGGACGAATCATTTATAAATGAAGCAACAACACTTGCGCAATATCATTTTACAAATGATAATCTTTCAACATTAGTCGTAATACCACAGCAGATCTATAATGAATATAGTTCCGGAGCTCAGGACGTAGTAGCGATCCGTGATTTTTTCAGGCAAGTTTATCATTCTGCGAGTTCACCTTCGGATTCATTAAAATATGTTCTGATGTTTGGGTCGCCGTCCTATGATTATAAAAATATTTTAGGGCAAGGAAAAAATTTCGTTCCTATTCATGAATCACCGGGTTCTATTAATCAGACACAAACGTATTGTACGGATGATTTTTATACTCTGATGGATTCATCCGAAGGGCAATTTTACACCAATGAAATTCCCGACTTTGCAATTGGAAGACTACCTGTTAGAAATTCGCCGGAAGCACAGGTTATAAATAAAATAATGGCATATAGTTCTGGTTCTGATTTTGGAATCTGGAGAACAAAAGTAACTGCAGTAGCCGATGATCAGGATTATAATATTCATTTAATTCAATCAGATATGCATGCAAATAGAATTGAAGGTTTTGACTGCGGACTAAATATTTGTAAAATTTATATTGATGAATTTATTCAGCATCATGATACCATTACGAATTCTGATACTTATCCGGACGCAAATCTGAAGATCCAGGAAGCGTTTCAACAAGGTAGTGCTGTTATTCAATACATGGGTCATGGTAATTCTCAAGGATGGGCAGAGGAAAGAATTCTGGAATATGAGTTTCTTGATAGTGTCACCAACATTTCTAATCTTCCTTTGATTTTGGCCGGAACAGTAGCCTTTAATGTGGTTGATGATCCGTTTGTATCTTCTGCTGCAAGTACAGCAATAGTTAATCAGGCGGGCGGTTGTATTGCCAGTATAGCGCCTACGCGATTAGCATACTCTTCGAGTAATAATAATTTTGTAACAAGGATGAATAAGAATCTCTTTGAAAGATCTTCCGGCAAATGGCCAAGTCTGGGTGAGGCTTTTTTAAATACCAAGAAGGATGTGTCCGTCGATCCGTATATACGTTCAGTCAGTTTACTGGGAGATCCGGCAGTAAGAATTTTATTTCCGGAAAATGAGGTAGTGGTAACTTCGATAAATTCTGACACTTTGAGTTCAGGCCAAGCGGTACAGATTTCAGGAGAGATCCGTGACAGCAACGGTTCATTGTTGTCATCTTATAATGGTCTTATGGATATGACAGTGTTCAATACTAAAACTCTTCATATGACTTTAGGAAATGATTCTTCAAGTACCGGAAATCCGGGAGTACCGAGTCCTTTTTATGTTTGGGATGATACATTGTATTATACAAGTGTAAATGTGGTCAATGGTGTGTTCAGTCAGAGTTTTATTATGCCCTTTGGATTGGATTCAGGGTTTGGAGCAGGAAGAATTGCATTCTATTCAAGCGATGGGATTGTTGATGCGATGGGATGTTACACAAACATAGTTTACAGGAATCTTACTCCGGGCATTCCTGAGTACTCAGATCTTCAGATCAAAATTTTTCCAAATCCTTCAATTGACCGGATAAAATGTACACTTAATATAAGCGATGTAAAAGACTGGTCTTATACTTTGATGGGAATTGATGGAAGAAAATTGAGGAGTGAAAAAATTATTTCGGGGGAATTTTATATTGATAGAAAGTCAATTGCTCCGGGAGTTTATTTTTTGAGGATAGCTGATGAGGGGAATAGGAGTGTTAGGGTGGAGAAGGTTGTTTTTGAATAG
- a CDS encoding immune inhibitor A: MKKIFSILLLLIIISSTSFSQQQKYRKVKIWFDGKSSTQLAKLGVDLLEGEYKRGTWFVSDFSEGELDRINKGGFRTEIIIDDVQKYYRERAQQSASAQQRVSSATCGSSGPTYTTPSHFYLGEMGGYFSYDQMINIIDSMALLYPTLITVKQQIDPTLTIEGNPIYYVKISDNATVDESEPEILYTAVHHAREAESLSQLIYYMWYLLENYSTDVTIQSLVNNTEMFFVPCLNPDGYMYNQLIAPNGGGMWRKNRRDNLDGEFGVDLNRNYDYFWGFDDTGSSPLTSDETYRGTTPFSEPETQAISNFSIAHEFKYALNYHTYGNHLVQPFGYIPDLYPVDSAQYSIYGNALTAENNYHVGPPNQTVNYVVNGNSDDWMYGEQSLKPKIFAWTPEVGLQTDGFWPAPDRIIPLANDNIYANLMLPKLATKYARVTHNEDLNIAQLGNYFAYDFNVLGLDTSGTFTVSLTPVSANVISVGSARTYTNVTSLQISRDSISFNLDPTVSNGDQVIYIVTCDNGSYTESDTIIQTYGIPQPLIIDDCSNLANWNSGSFWDTTTESFVSASTSITDSPFSDYFPSSFNEIVLANNVDLSGVINASLTFDAKWITEKGFDYVQLSASADNGITWTPLCGRYTQPSTEGTIFGEPSYEGTQIDWVKETVSLNDYIGQNIKIRFLLVSDAFAEFDGFYFDDLSIETLSSNTGVTSKPLNIFLSQAYPNPATEKAVVNFHLANVGDAFVVYNSFGQLMMKKEITSTSGTIEIATENFSGGMYMYLIKMKDGGRSRVGKFLVSE; this comes from the coding sequence ATGAAAAAGATCTTCAGTATTCTCTTATTGCTTATTATTATTTCATCAACTTCATTTTCTCAACAACAAAAATACCGGAAGGTTAAGATCTGGTTTGATGGGAAATCATCAACGCAACTTGCAAAACTAGGTGTGGACTTACTGGAAGGCGAGTATAAACGTGGTACTTGGTTTGTTTCAGATTTCAGCGAAGGCGAATTGGACAGAATAAATAAAGGGGGCTTCCGGACAGAAATAATTATTGACGACGTTCAGAAATATTATCGTGAGCGCGCTCAACAATCTGCTTCTGCTCAACAAAGAGTAAGTAGTGCAACATGTGGATCCTCGGGTCCGACATATACTACGCCATCTCATTTCTATCTTGGTGAAATGGGCGGATACTTTTCTTACGACCAGATGATAAATATCATTGATTCGATGGCTTTGCTTTATCCGACTTTGATCACAGTCAAACAACAGATCGATCCGACCCTTACTATTGAAGGTAATCCAATCTACTATGTAAAAATTTCTGACAATGCTACAGTTGATGAATCAGAACCGGAAATACTTTATACAGCAGTACACCATGCGCGTGAAGCAGAATCATTATCGCAATTGATCTATTATATGTGGTACTTATTAGAAAATTATTCCACAGACGTTACGATACAATCGCTGGTGAATAATACAGAAATGTTTTTTGTACCATGTCTGAATCCTGATGGATATATGTATAATCAGTTGATAGCACCTAATGGTGGTGGTATGTGGCGGAAGAACAGAAGAGATAATCTGGATGGCGAGTTTGGTGTTGACCTGAACAGAAATTACGATTACTTCTGGGGATTTGATGATACAGGCTCATCGCCCCTTACAAGTGATGAAACCTATAGAGGCACAACTCCATTTTCAGAACCTGAAACACAGGCCATCAGTAATTTTTCAATTGCACACGAGTTTAAATATGCGTTGAACTATCATACATATGGAAATCATCTTGTTCAACCTTTCGGTTATATTCCTGATCTGTACCCGGTCGATTCAGCGCAGTATTCAATTTATGGAAATGCTTTGACTGCGGAAAATAATTATCATGTTGGTCCGCCGAATCAAACTGTAAATTATGTTGTGAATGGAAATTCCGATGACTGGATGTATGGTGAACAATCATTAAAGCCAAAGATCTTTGCATGGACTCCGGAAGTTGGATTGCAGACAGATGGATTTTGGCCAGCACCGGACAGGATCATTCCATTGGCAAATGATAATATCTATGCTAATCTAATGCTTCCGAAACTTGCGACTAAATATGCGAGAGTCACACATAACGAAGACTTGAATATTGCACAACTTGGAAATTATTTTGCATATGATTTTAATGTTCTCGGTCTGGACACATCAGGAACTTTTACAGTTAGTCTCACTCCGGTTTCTGCAAATGTTATTTCTGTTGGATCGGCCCGTACTTATACCAATGTAACATCGCTGCAGATTTCACGTGATTCGATTTCATTTAATCTTGATCCTACAGTTTCTAATGGTGATCAGGTTATTTATATCGTAACATGTGACAATGGTTCATACACTGAAAGTGATACGATCATTCAGACTTATGGCATACCTCAGCCACTCATTATAGATGATTGTTCAAATCTTGCGAACTGGAACAGCGGATCTTTTTGGGATACAACGACAGAGTCTTTTGTTTCAGCATCAACATCAATTACGGATTCTCCATTTTCCGATTATTTTCCAAGTAGCTTTAATGAGATTGTGCTTGCAAACAATGTTGACTTGTCAGGAGTAATTAATGCGTCGCTGACTTTCGATGCAAAATGGATTACGGAGAAAGGGTTTGACTACGTGCAATTGTCGGCTTCGGCAGATAACGGGATTACATGGACACCATTGTGCGGAAGATATACACAACCATCAACAGAGGGAACGATCTTCGGTGAGCCATCATATGAAGGAACTCAAATTGATTGGGTAAAAGAAACGGTGAGTCTGAATGATTATATCGGACAAAATATTAAGATTCGTTTTTTACTTGTGAGTGATGCGTTTGCGGAATTCGACGGATTTTATTTTGATGACCTTTCAATAGAGACATTGAGTTCGAATACGGGAGTTACTTCAAAGCCATTAAACATTTTCCTTTCTCAGGCTTATCCAAACCCGGCGACAGAAAAAGCAGTGGTGAATTTTCATCTTGCGAATGTCGGTGATGCATTTGTGGTCTATAATTCATTTGGTCAATTGATGATGAAAAAAGAAATTACATCAACTAGTGGAACAATTGAAATAGCAACTGAAAATTTCAGTGGCGGGATGTATATGTATTTAATTAAGATGAAGGATGGGGGCAGGAGTAGGGTTGGGAAGTTTTTGGTGAGCGAGTAG